In Pectobacterium brasiliense, the genomic stretch CCACGCCCGCGACGATAAAACGGTAAATCGCGAACGGGACAAACGAGATGCGTTTGATGACTTTCAGGAAGGTTTTAATCGCAATCAGCGCCACGATAAAGGCCGTCACGAAACCAACGGCAAACATCGGCAGATCGGCCAGCGACAGGAAATGCCAGCTCTTATACAGATCCAGAACGGTCGCGCCCATCATCATGGGAACCGCCAGAATAAAAGAGAACTCAGAAGCCGCATAGCGGCTGACGCCCATCAGCATCCCGCCTGAAATGGTCGCTCCCGAACGTGAAAAGCCGGGCCACAGCGCCAGACATTGAAAACAGCCAATCATAAAAGCCTGACGATGCGTGATGTCATCCAACCCGACGGCACGCGGTTTTTTAGGTTTGAGCCATTCAGCCGCTAACAGCAAGAAACCACCGACAACCAACGCGTACATCACGTTCTGTGGATAAAATAGTGACTTGATCACATCATGGAAAATTAGCCCAAGCACCACAGCGGGAATCATTGCCAATAAGATGTGCGTTAATTTCAGTCGACCAGCCGTATGCCCCTCATGTGGAACTTCACCAAAGTGAATCCCTATCAGACCAAAGAGGCGGCGCCAGAACATCACAACAACGGCCAGAATCGAGCCAAGCTGGATGATAACTTCAAACGTCTTGGCTTTCTCATCAGCGAACCCTAACCAATGACCAACGATAATCATATGCCCCGTAGACGATACGGGCAAAAACTCGGTCAGTCCTTCGACCACGCCAAGAATAAATGCGATTAGCAATGAATGCAGGTCAGTCATCTAAAAATCCTTGCCTCTAATAAAAACGAAAATGCAGCGCACAAAAA encodes the following:
- the bacA gene encoding undecaprenyl-diphosphate phosphatase — encoded protein: MTDLHSLLIAFILGVVEGLTEFLPVSSTGHMIIVGHWLGFADEKAKTFEVIIQLGSILAVVVMFWRRLFGLIGIHFGEVPHEGHTAGRLKLTHILLAMIPAVVLGLIFHDVIKSLFYPQNVMYALVVGGFLLLAAEWLKPKKPRAVGLDDITHRQAFMIGCFQCLALWPGFSRSGATISGGMLMGVSRYAASEFSFILAVPMMMGATVLDLYKSWHFLSLADLPMFAVGFVTAFIVALIAIKTFLKVIKRISFVPFAIYRFIVAGVVYMVFM